A genomic stretch from Lathyrus oleraceus cultivar Zhongwan6 chromosome 2, CAAS_Psat_ZW6_1.0, whole genome shotgun sequence includes:
- the LOC127118402 gene encoding peptidyl-prolyl cis-trans isomerase FKBP65 isoform X1 gives MSNCINSGINKVFVLTQFNSASLNRHISRTYFGNGINFGDGYVEVLDVEFHNVKALYRRAQAYIETGDFLLADVDIKKALEVDPQNREVKTLKTKVKQLQADSDKKDAKLYENMFAHKPKRLKVEKEEDEVVKTEMDNVGDSAAPSNGGLIIDSC, from the exons ATGAGCAACTGCATCAACAGCGGGATCAACAAAGTATTTGTATTGACACAGTTCAACTCAGCATCCCTTAACCGTCATATCTCTCGCACCTATTTTGGAAATGGCATCAACTTTGGAGATGGATACGTAGAG GTACTTGATGTTGAGTTTCACAACGTGAAAGCTTTGTATAGACGAGCGCAGGCATATATAGAGACGGGAGACTTTCTTTTAGCAGATGTAGACATCAAGAAAGCTCTTGAGGTGGATCCACAAAACAG GGAGGTAAAGACGCTGAAAACAAAAGTGAAGCAACTTCAAGCTGATAGTGACAAAAAAGATGCCAAACTGTATGAAAATATGTTCGCTCATAAACCGAAG AGATTGAAGGTTGAGAAAGAAGAGGATGAAGTGGTGAAAACGGAAATGGACAATGTTGGTGACAGTGCAGCTCCTTCTAATGGTGGTTTAATTATTGATTCTTGTTGA
- the LOC127118402 gene encoding peptidyl-prolyl cis-trans isomerase FKBP62 isoform X2 — protein sequence MSNCINSGINKVFVLTQFNSASLNRHISRTYFGNGINFGDGYVEVLDVEFHNVKALYRRAQAYIETGDFLLADVDIKKALEVDPQNREVKTLKTKVKQLQADSDKKDAKLYENMFAHKPKRLKVEKEEDEVVKTEMDNVGDSAAPSNDGSCI from the exons ATGAGCAACTGCATCAACAGCGGGATCAACAAAGTATTTGTATTGACACAGTTCAACTCAGCATCCCTTAACCGTCATATCTCTCGCACCTATTTTGGAAATGGCATCAACTTTGGAGATGGATACGTAGAG GTACTTGATGTTGAGTTTCACAACGTGAAAGCTTTGTATAGACGAGCGCAGGCATATATAGAGACGGGAGACTTTCTTTTAGCAGATGTAGACATCAAGAAAGCTCTTGAGGTGGATCCACAAAACAG GGAGGTAAAGACGCTGAAAACAAAAGTGAAGCAACTTCAAGCTGATAGTGACAAAAAAGATGCCAAACTGTATGAAAATATGTTCGCTCATAAACCGAAG AGATTGAAGGTTGAGAAAGAAGAGGATGAAGTGGTGAAAACGGAAATGGACAATGTTGGTGACAGTGCAGCTCCTTCTAATG ATGGTAGCTGCATATAA
- the LOC127118403 gene encoding pyrophosphate-energized vacuolar membrane proton pump 1, which translates to MGSDLFGSYAEASCAALVVASISSFGINHEFTAMLFPLIISSVGLLVCLLTTLFATDFFEIKLVKEIEPALKKQLVISTVLMTVGIAIVSWIALPSTFTIFNFGEQKVVKNWQLFLCVSVGLWAGLIIGFITEYYTSNAYSPMQDVADSCRTGAATNVIFGLALGYKSVIIPIFAIAISIFVSFSFAAMYGVAVAALGMLSTIATGLAIDAYGPISDNAGGIAEMAGMSHRIRERTDALDAAGNTTAAIGKGFAIGSAALVSLALFGAFVSRAGVTTVDVQTPKVFIGLIVGAMLPYWFSAMTMKSVGSAALKMVEEVRRQFNTIPGLMEGTAKPDYATCVTISTDASIKEMIPPGALVMLTPLIVGIFFGVETLSGVLAGSLVSGVQVINVWYPLSAACNTININS; encoded by the exons ATGGGATCCGATCTATTTGGTTCATATGCAGAGGCATCTTGTGCTGCCCTTGTTGTTGCTTCCATCTCTTCTTTTGGGATAAATCATGAGTTCACTGCCATGTTGTTCCCTCTCATCATCAGTTCTGTGGGCCTCCTTGTTTGTTTGCTCACCACCTTATTTGCAACCGACTTTTTTGAGATCAAACTTGTAAAGGAAATTGAGCCAGCATTGAAAAAACAACTTGTTATTTCAACAGTATTGATGACTGTTGGAATTGCAATTGTTAGTTGGATAGCACTCCCATCTACCTTCACCATCTTCAATTTTGGAGAGCAGAAAGTTGTCAAGAACTG GCAGCTATTCTTGTGTGTTTCTGTTGGTCTTTGGGCAGGGCTTATCATTGGATTTATTACTGAATACTATACCAGCAATGCATACAG CCCTATGCAAGATGTTGCTGATTCCTGCAGGACTGGTGCTGCTACCAATGTTATCTTTGGTCTTGCCTTGGGATACAAGTCTGTTATCATTCCAATTTTTGCCATTGCAATTAGTATTTTTGTAAGTTTCAGTTTTGCTGCTATGTATGGTGTTGCTGTTGCTGCACTTGGAATGTTGAGTACTATAGCAACCGGATTAGCCATCGATGCATATGGTCCAATCAGTGACAATGCTGGAGGTATTGCTGAGATGGCTGGAATGAGTCACAGAATTCGTGAGAGAACCGATGCTCTTGATGCTGCAGGAAACACAACTGCTGCCATTGGAAAG GGGTTTGCTATTGGTTCTGCCGCCCTTGTGTCTTTGGCCCTTTTTGGTGCCTTTGTGAGCCGTGCTGGTGTTACAACCGTCGATGTCCAGACTCCCAAGGTTTTCATCGGACTGATTGTGGGCGCCATGCTCCCTTACTGGTTTTCTGCCATGACCATGAAGAGTGTCGGAAGTGCAGCATTGAAGATGGTTGAGGAAGTTCGCAGGCAATTCAACACGATTCCTGGATTGATGGAGGGAACTGCGAAACCTGACTATGCCACATGTGTGACAATCTCCACCGACGCTTCCATCAAAGAAATGATCCCACCTGGTGCCCTTGTTATGCTAACACCCCTTATTGTTGGGATCTTTTTTGGTGTTGAAACACTTTCTGGTGTCCTTGCCGGATCATTGGTTTCTGGTGTACAGGTAATTAATGTTTGGTACCCACTGTCTGCTGCTTGTAATACAATCAATATTAATTCATGA